The following nucleotide sequence is from Methanofastidiosum sp..
GAGGCTATTTCATTTTTACCATATTTTGATTCCATGAAGAATAGAGGATTTTCTGAAATTAAATCCAATGAAACTAATAGTATTACTTCCTTAATCCAGAAAGCTCAGAGTAGCTATTCTTTTGGGCTTTACAGAGAAGCATATACTTCTATCTCTCAGGCAAATAATCTTTTGGAAACTCAAATGAATTCTATCAATGATGATTTTAATGAAAAACTTCAGAAGGCAAAGAACTTGGAGAGTGAGGCAAGAAGTAAAGGGGTAGCAGTAGCTGATGAAGCATTATTCAACGAGGGAGTTTATTATACAAATCAGGCCGAAAAGGAAATTAGTCTTACAAAGAGAGTTGAGCTTATTGATAAGGCCATTGAAATACTTGATAAATTTGGCCAGGGCGATATGCAAAGAGCTAAGATAGAAATAGATACAGCCGATAGTAGATTAAAGGAAGCAAAAAAGACTTTATTTTATGAAAATGATGTTCAAAAAGCAGATGAACTCTTAACTGATGCAAGAAAGCTTTTCAATCGAGGGAACTACTCTGACGCCCTTTCAACAGCCGCGGAATCACAAAAATACTCGGAAAGAGCCATAGAAAAATACAATATATTTAAAATCATACTCGGTCTTGGTCTTCTATTGGTTGCGTTGCTGCTTATGATTATCACAAAGAGGATTTTAGCATGGAAAGCACAAAAGGAAAAATAACTTCTTTTTACAAAAATGAAGTTTTCTCAACAATAAAAGAAAATGAAGCATTGGTATTTATATCTCTAGGATTATTCCTTCTAGGGTCTTTTTCTGGATTCTATTTATTTAAAGTTATTTTGAGTAACAATCCTGAAGTAATTGACATCTTTTTAAAGGAATTTCAGGACACGCTTGGGCCATTAAAGGAGATGACCTCCCTTGAATTATTTTTGACTATATTTTATATTAACACAAGAACATCCTTTTTGATAATGTTGCTTGGAGTTTTTGTTGGATTGTTTCCATTTATCTCGCTATGGATGAACGGAACAATATTAGGCCTCTTTTATGGCAAATTTATGGCAGAAGGCGGAAATACTTTAGTCTTTTTAATGGGAATACTGCCACACGGGGTGATCGAAATTCCGGCCATTGTAATAGCCGCGTCCCAGGGATTTAGGATTGGAAAAGAGATTATTTCTCCGCCAGTAGGCAAATCAAGATCTGAAGCTCTTAGATATAACATAAGGAGAGGACTAAAACTATTTGCGATAATAATCCCTCTGTTACTAGTTGCTGCTTTAATTGAGGTATACATCTCTGCATACCTCTTCAATGCAAATCTATGAGTTAGTCGTTATATTTATAAAAGATTAACTTTTTTGACTTTAAGCGCAAGGTGGATAAAATGGACATAAATTCTTTATTCTCACAAACTTACTTTGATAATACGATTGTTTCTTACTTAATTTTCTTTTTAATTACTGCAGGTTTTGTAATTGTTGGAAAGATATTATATTATTTTTCAAAGACTATCCTAAGAAAATTTACAAAGAAAACACAAACTAAATTTGATGATATCTTGATCGATATGGTAGAGGAACCGCTCCTTATATTTATCGTAATTTTAGGATTGAGAGTAGGGTGGGGATTTTTATCATTTCCTAATTACCCCATGATTCCCACATACTATGGCCATATCCTTTACATGATTATAACTTTAAACGTTGCTTGGTTTATATCAAGATTTTTAGATTCTTTGATTGAGAACTATCTTCTCCCTCTTACGCAAAAAACTAAAACTGATTTAGACGACCATCTCTTGCCGATAATTAGGAAAGTTATCAGCGTAATAGTATTTGGAATAGCAATTATAACAATATTGGACGAATTTGGAATTGAAATTGGTCCGATGCTTGCTGGTTTAGGAATTGGAGGGCTTGCATTTGCTCTTGCATCAAAAGATCTTATAAGCAATTTATTTGGGTCAACTACAGTATTACTTGATAAACCTTTTTCGCTAGGAGATTGGGTAAAAATTGGAGATTACGAAGGATTTGTAAGAGAAATTGGTATAAGAACAACACAAATTGAAACTTTTGAAGGTTCATTTATTTATATTCCAAACTCTAAATTCACTCAAAGTGAAGTAGAAAATATTTCTAGACGCTGGGCAAGAAGAATGAAAATGACAATTGGACTTACTTATAATATGAACTCTGAGAAAATTAAAAAAGCTAAAGAACTTATACAAGAAGCCATTGTTTCAGAAGAAGGTACATCAAAAGAGAAGATTATGATTAATTTCACAGAATTTGGTGATTTTTCTAAAAATATAATGGTAATATACTGGGTTACAGACACTTCAAATTATTTCAACATAGTTGATAGCATCAATTTTAAGATAATGGAATCATTTGAAACTCATAAAATTGAATTCGCCTTCCCAACACAAACAATTGAATTAGTCAAATAATTTATTAGATTTATAATAAATATTCATGAAAATAGACGGAAATTCTTTTAAAGGACTAAATCGATTTCTTTTCATGGATGACAGAGAAGAAAACTACCGACAAGAGGAAGAATATCAGAGTGCCGGTGCTGAAAAACCTTTTGACATTGTTCACAATAATATAGGTGAAACAGTGAGTCTAGTTCTAAAGGACGGCAGAAAAATAGATGGAACCTTAGCAGGTTACGACTTAGAGCTTAATCTAGTAATGGAAAATGTCAAAATCTTCCGTGGCGAAGATTTTAAAGAAAAGGGTTTAATAATAATCAGAAGGAACAATATTCTTGCAATTGGGGACCATATTTTAACTTGATTATATATTTTCTTTTAGGAATATCCCATTGTACAAAGATCCGTCTGTCAATGTTCTCATGAATACTAGTTGCAAAACCCGTGCATCCTTAAAAATTTTTATGCCATTCTCATTATATACTGAAAGTAAAGACTCACTTCTTCCGCTATAACCTCTATCCCAAACAGCAGTTCCAACATTTGCACCACATCTTAAGAGAGTTGAGCGTGGCCTTCCCAGAGCCACTATATTTGGCGGAATATTGACAATTTCATTGTACACTATCTTGTAAGAGCCTTTTTCAAGAAAAACATAATCATCTACAAAATCTATTTTCTCTGTTTCAGAAAGCTTTCTTTTTTCATTGCTGAAATCTACAGCTCCACCAGAAACAATATTATGCACCTCTCTAACAGTCATATCAAATCCGTTTGGAGTAATCTGGGTGTCTAAATCTATATAATTCTGAACAAGATTATTTTTTGATACAAGGCTCCTTATTTCATTTCCTGTAAGAACACAACTTTCCATAACTATAATTAATTGAAAACCTTTTATGTATTTTGGATTAATGACTCATGTGGAAGATCAAAAAATAAAAGAACTTAGAGAAAAACTAATCACTAAGATACCTGAGTTTGATGTAAAAAGAATAATGAAGAGTTACGAGCAACTTGGGGATATTATAATTCTATCAATTCCAGAAGAGTATAAAGGATTTACAGATTTCATAGGAAATAGTTTTTATAAGAGCTTCGAATGCCAAACTGTCATGGAAAAGGGGTATGTATCCGGAGAGTATAGAATTCCTTACTACAATAAGATCATTGGAGATGGATTTGTTACAATTCATAAAGAAAATGGAATACTCTATAAAATTGATCTATCTAAAGTTATGTTTTCAGCAGGCAATATATCTGAGCGTATCAGGATGGCACATGTATCCTCCCCTGAAGAAGTGATAATTGACATGTTCTCAGGAATTGGCTATTTCACATTACCTCTAGCAAAATATGGGAAATCTAGAGTGTGGGCATTAGAAAAAAATCCCGATAGTTTTGATATTCTCTTAGAAAATATCCGCTTGAATAAACTCTTGGGTAGGGTTACTCCAATTAATACTGACTGCCTAGATTTTAATCCAGAATTCAAAGCAGATAGAATAATAATGGGTTATTTCTCAGACGATGAGAAATTTTTATTAAAGGCATTAGATATGGTAAAGGACGGCGGTATAATCCATTACCATAATACTATACATGAAAAATCTGAACTGTCTATTAAAGAAAATATTCAAACTATTCTGTCTAAAAAAGGAAAAAAGTTAGAGCCAATTTATTACAGGAAAATTAAGAAGTATTCTCCCGGCATATGGCACATTGTTTTTGATTTCAAGATAAACTAATACATTTTTCTTCGCTTGAGATCGTCAAAGGCACCAGAATAAGTCTGTCTTTCTTGGGCAACTCTGGCCTTTTTTATCATTTCAAGAATTATTCTCTTCTCTTTTTTTATTTTTCTCTCTCTGGCATCTATGTATAATAATACTAAACCAAGAATAAAAATTGTGACAATAATCGTTGAAAGCGTCAGAAGCATTGTTGGATTATCAATTAAACTGAAGTATATGGAAAAATAACCACCTAACATTAATCCTAGGCCTATTATTGATAACCCAATTATCCTTTTTATCATTAAGAATCTCCGATTATATTTCTATCTTCTTTTAAGTTTTTATAATTTATGGTAAAAATAGATATATATTTTTAAACTAAAATTTGATTAATCAACGCTTTATTTTTCCGATAACTATTTTAAAGACATGATATCCATATAGATTGTGTGTAAACATTCAGATTACGAAATCCTTAAAAAAAGGGGAAGGCAAGAACTTAGAAAATGTAATGTATGCGGCGAAATATTTCAAACTGTCATTGATAAAGAAATCTTAATTAAAGTCAATGCTGTAGTTTCCTACTTTGAGGAATCAAAAAAGATGCTATTTTTTGCGCCAGAAAATAAAATATTTGAAGTTGGAGAATTAATAGAAATCAATCAGAAGAAATATTTTGTTAATCATATTGATGGTAAAAGAAAAACTGATTCTGCACTTGCCAAAGACATTAACACACTATACATCATACCAGAGAATATTCCGGCCGTACTTAAAATTACTTTAAGAACGAGAGACGGCCATCTTTCACTCAGGGCCTTTGCGGATAGAGATGAAATATTTTCTAAAGGTGACAACATTACTATCAATCAGCACGATATGATAATTGAAAAAATATTGGCTCTAAATGGGTATGAGCCTTCAGCAAAAGCTTTTGATATAAGAAGAATATACTGTTCACAGTCCTCTAAAAGCGGAAGGAGTTTTGATGAACCTAAGTGACGAATCAAGAGTTAAAATGGTTTCTTATCTAGAAAAAATTAATTATGTAAAAAGTGAGTCTGTAAAAAATGCTTTTTTAAAAGTTGATAGAAAAAACTTTGTTCTTGAACACTTAAAAGACGAGGCATACAAGGACACACCACTTTCTATTAATTGGGGCCAGACCATTTCTGCACCTTCAATGATAGCGCTCATGCTTGAAGTTTCCGATCTAAAACCTGGGATTAAAACTTTAGAGATTGGGGCAGGCTCAGGGTACAACGCCGCATTAATTGCTGAGATATGTGGGGAAGAAAACGTTATTACAATAGAAAGAATCCCTGAAGTCTTTGTCTTTGGATTAGAGAATCTAAAAAGAGCCTGCTATAAAGTCAGGGTGATTCTTGGGGATGGCACAAAAGGATATGAAGAAGAAGCGCCATATGATAGGATAATTGCGACTGCAGCAGCACCAGAAATTCCAAAAAGTTGGAAAGATCAATTAAAAGAGGGGGGCATGATAATAGCTCCAGTAGGTAAAGAGAGATATTATCAGGAACTTCTAGTATTAAAAAAGAATAGCGATGGGTCTTTCGATACTAAGAAATATGGCGGATGCATATTTGTTCCTCTGGTAGGAGAGGAAGGGTGGAAAGAATAATGAGATTCACTGAGTATGGCACTATTAAGAAAAAAGCCCACAATAGATTCGCCTTAATATACCCCGATGTGTATCGTGCTGGGAATTCCAACTTGGGACTCCACTATGTCTATAATATAATTAATGAGAAGGATGGATTTTTAATAGAAAGATTTTTCTCAGACTTTGAAAGGTCGATAGAAACCCAAGATATGTTAAAAAATTTCAAAGCATTATTATTCTCATTAAATTATGAATACGGTATAATTAATCTACTTAGAATTTTGAAAAAGAACAATATTCCGCTATTGCGAAAAGACAGAAAAGATCACCTAGTCATAACAGGCGGACCACTTAATGTGAATCCTTTCATATTAGATGATGTTTTTGACATTGCATTCATTGGTGATGCTGAAAGGTCTTTAGTTGAGTTTTTAGATATTTATCTGAGCCTTGAGAATCCTAAAAAACAGATAGAAGAATTTGGTAAAATAGAAGGGCTTTACATACCAGAGATCCATAAGGAAAACAGGATCAAAAGAAGAATAGAAAAGCTTGAGTATCACCCACTTTATGAGCCAATCCAATGGGGGGACTTTGAGGAATCGTTTAATAAAACATTTCTTTTGGAAGTATCAAGAGGATGCAGAAACAGATGCTCTTTCTGCCTTACAGGCAATGCTCTAGGCCCATATCGCGAGAGAAGCAAAGAAGAGTTAATCAAAATCGTAAAAGAGGGACAAAAGAGAACTAAGTTTGAGAGGATTGCTTTGATAGGCTCAGATATGCCTTCATCTCTTGATGAAATTATAAAAAGTTTAAGTGAACTTGGGTTTCAGATTTCTCTGCCTTCCTTAAAGCTTAGAGACATTAATGAGAAAACTATCCCTTTGCTTGGGCAAGAAACTATTACTTTAGCTCCAGAATCCTCTGAGCAGATGAGGGCGAAAATAGGAAAATTCTACAAAGACGAAGAGTTCTTTGAAAAAATTAATTTGATAAAAAAATACTCTAAATCTGTAAAACTTTACTTTATTTTCGGGCTCCCCGGGGAAGAACAAAAAGATTTAGATGAGATTATAAATTTTATTAAACAATCGAGAAAGATAATAAGGACAAAATCATCATTCAATCCATTTGTCCCAAAGCCACACACACCTTTTGAGGATCACATATTTGATTTTGCCGAATTAAAGGAGAAGATGAAATACATTAATGCAAATATAAAAGATGTTAAGATAGAAGACTTAAAGAGCGCATTTATCCAGTATGCTATTTCCGTTGGAGGAAGAGACGTCGGCAGATTTATTATAGAAGCAGTTGAAAATGATAGCAATATCACTTACTCCTCATTTAAAAAAGGCATTGAGAAAAATGAG
It contains:
- a CDS encoding stage II sporulation protein M, which codes for MESTKGKITSFYKNEVFSTIKENEALVFISLGLFLLGSFSGFYLFKVILSNNPEVIDIFLKEFQDTLGPLKEMTSLELFLTIFYINTRTSFLIMLLGVFVGLFPFISLWMNGTILGLFYGKFMAEGGNTLVFLMGILPHGVIEIPAIVIAASQGFRIGKEIISPPVGKSRSEALRYNIRRGLKLFAIIIPLLLVAALIEVYISAYLFNANL
- a CDS encoding B12-binding domain-containing radical SAM protein; the protein is MERIMRFTEYGTIKKKAHNRFALIYPDVYRAGNSNLGLHYVYNIINEKDGFLIERFFSDFERSIETQDMLKNFKALLFSLNYEYGIINLLRILKKNNIPLLRKDRKDHLVITGGPLNVNPFILDDVFDIAFIGDAERSLVEFLDIYLSLENPKKQIEEFGKIEGLYIPEIHKENRIKRRIEKLEYHPLYEPIQWGDFEESFNKTFLLEVSRGCRNRCSFCLTGNALGPYRERSKEELIKIVKEGQKRTKFERIALIGSDMPSSLDEIIKSLSELGFQISLPSLKLRDINEKTIPLLGQETITLAPESSEQMRAKIGKFYKDEEFFEKINLIKKYSKSVKLYFIFGLPGEEQKDLDEIINFIKQSRKIIRTKSSFNPFVPKPHTPFEDHIFDFAELKEKMKYINANIKDVKIEDLKSAFIQYAISVGGRDVGRFIIEAVENDSNITYSSFKKGIEKNEIEVPSKEKEWKRIEVSV
- a CDS encoding protein-L-isoaspartate(D-aspartate) O-methyltransferase; this encodes MNLSDESRVKMVSYLEKINYVKSESVKNAFLKVDRKNFVLEHLKDEAYKDTPLSINWGQTISAPSMIALMLEVSDLKPGIKTLEIGAGSGYNAALIAEICGEENVITIERIPEVFVFGLENLKRACYKVRVILGDGTKGYEEEAPYDRIIATAAAPEIPKSWKDQLKEGGMIIAPVGKERYYQELLVLKKNSDGSFDTKKYGGCIFVPLVGEEGWKE
- a CDS encoding deoxyuridine 5'-triphosphate nucleotidohydrolase encodes the protein MESCVLTGNEIRSLVSKNNLVQNYIDLDTQITPNGFDMTVREVHNIVSGGAVDFSNEKRKLSETEKIDFVDDYVFLEKGSYKIVYNEIVNIPPNIVALGRPRSTLLRCGANVGTAVWDRGYSGRSESLLSVYNENGIKIFKDARVLQLVFMRTLTDGSLYNGIFLKENI
- a CDS encoding class I SAM-dependent methyltransferase family protein; translated protein: MEDQKIKELREKLITKIPEFDVKRIMKSYEQLGDIIILSIPEEYKGFTDFIGNSFYKSFECQTVMEKGYVSGEYRIPYYNKIIGDGFVTIHKENGILYKIDLSKVMFSAGNISERIRMAHVSSPEEVIIDMFSGIGYFTLPLAKYGKSRVWALEKNPDSFDILLENIRLNKLLGRVTPINTDCLDFNPEFKADRIIMGYFSDDEKFLLKALDMVKDGGIIHYHNTIHEKSELSIKENIQTILSKKGKKLEPIYYRKIKKYSPGIWHIVFDFKIN
- a CDS encoding mechanosensitive ion channel family protein, yielding MDINSLFSQTYFDNTIVSYLIFFLITAGFVIVGKILYYFSKTILRKFTKKTQTKFDDILIDMVEEPLLIFIVILGLRVGWGFLSFPNYPMIPTYYGHILYMIITLNVAWFISRFLDSLIENYLLPLTQKTKTDLDDHLLPIIRKVISVIVFGIAIITILDEFGIEIGPMLAGLGIGGLAFALASKDLISNLFGSTTVLLDKPFSLGDWVKIGDYEGFVREIGIRTTQIETFEGSFIYIPNSKFTQSEVENISRRWARRMKMTIGLTYNMNSEKIKKAKELIQEAIVSEEGTSKEKIMINFTEFGDFSKNIMVIYWVTDTSNYFNIVDSINFKIMESFETHKIEFAFPTQTIELVK